A part of Geothrix oryzae genomic DNA contains:
- a CDS encoding transglutaminase domain-containing protein, producing MRASPLLVVALSGIVLLAQEAPLRNFRQWVGGQEVGGASQQTRITVGLREVRSREWMVLARLGEEIRQEVDQTARRAADGAITFTWRLQLSKDPFEGRAEWSPATPGILRLHPVNGAALQKEVPAGAILWPEDLEARLMEAARLRRPVTATTFSFPVQQWGTLSLEPVGPDPLPGFPDAVRFKGQETQGTATSPVETWISPTAGELCQKTEMGGLTLLMQRAELPPPAPLAKGLEGFFERTLQTLPPHPFQPWLRESTLKAEGTPPDLPQDAQQQRLPGGRWRLRRAAAPDPREAAQRPVTGPPTAEEARYLAPSPLVPFRDPAFDGLLQRLALPPGLSRWDLAKRVTGFVFEWITDKDFTVGFASALEVCRTPRGDCTEHGVLAVALLRRLGVPARGVTGWVGLGETLGLHFWVEVKLQDRWVPVDPTFDQAPASALRIKLGDTDLADLGTVGWEGAAMAFSSLRWVPEKDGPASWGAGIRIEGDQVTAPDGSQLRFPGVQWSLRKGVLALGAWTVEATPRPTSAQLKGAQKLAGPRTLREGWWNPSERRLWMNLGGGHWLRLDGVAEGTAYTLLDRLMVKVS from the coding sequence ATGCGCGCATCCCCCCTTCTCGTGGTGGCCCTCAGCGGAATCGTCCTTCTCGCCCAGGAGGCGCCCCTGCGGAACTTCCGCCAGTGGGTGGGCGGTCAGGAAGTGGGCGGAGCCTCCCAGCAGACCCGCATCACGGTCGGCCTCCGCGAAGTCCGCAGCCGCGAGTGGATGGTCCTGGCCCGCCTGGGGGAGGAGATCCGCCAGGAGGTGGATCAGACCGCCCGGCGGGCCGCCGACGGGGCCATCACCTTCACCTGGCGGCTCCAGCTCTCCAAGGACCCCTTCGAGGGTCGAGCCGAATGGTCGCCGGCGACCCCCGGAATCCTCCGCCTCCACCCCGTGAATGGGGCGGCGCTGCAGAAGGAGGTCCCCGCCGGGGCCATCCTCTGGCCCGAGGACCTCGAGGCGCGCCTGATGGAGGCCGCCCGCCTGCGCCGCCCCGTGACGGCCACGACCTTCTCCTTCCCCGTCCAGCAGTGGGGCACCCTCAGCCTGGAACCGGTGGGGCCGGACCCCCTGCCCGGCTTCCCGGATGCCGTGCGCTTCAAGGGCCAGGAGACCCAAGGCACCGCGACCTCGCCCGTGGAAACCTGGATCTCCCCGACCGCCGGCGAGTTGTGTCAGAAGACTGAGATGGGCGGCCTCACCCTCCTCATGCAGCGGGCGGAACTGCCCCCTCCGGCGCCTCTGGCCAAAGGGCTGGAAGGGTTCTTCGAGCGCACCCTCCAGACCCTGCCGCCGCACCCCTTTCAGCCCTGGCTGCGGGAATCGACACTGAAAGCGGAGGGGACCCCACCCGACCTGCCCCAGGATGCCCAGCAGCAGCGCCTGCCCGGCGGCCGCTGGCGCCTGCGGCGCGCCGCAGCTCCCGATCCCCGCGAGGCGGCTCAGCGACCGGTGACCGGGCCCCCTACCGCGGAGGAGGCCCGCTACCTGGCGCCGAGTCCCCTGGTGCCGTTCCGCGACCCCGCCTTCGACGGCCTGCTCCAGCGCCTGGCCCTGCCCCCGGGCCTGTCCCGGTGGGACTTGGCGAAGCGGGTGACTGGCTTCGTCTTCGAGTGGATCACCGACAAGGACTTCACCGTGGGCTTCGCCTCGGCGCTGGAAGTCTGTCGCACGCCCCGGGGGGACTGCACGGAACACGGCGTGCTGGCGGTGGCGCTCCTGCGGCGCCTGGGCGTGCCGGCCCGCGGCGTCACGGGATGGGTGGGCCTGGGCGAGACCCTGGGGTTGCACTTCTGGGTGGAGGTGAAGCTCCAGGACCGCTGGGTCCCCGTGGACCCCACCTTCGACCAGGCGCCGGCCTCGGCCCTCCGCATCAAGCTCGGCGACACGGACCTTGCTGACCTCGGCACCGTGGGCTGGGAAGGCGCGGCCATGGCCTTTTCCAGCCTCCGCTGGGTGCCCGAAAAGGACGGCCCGGCCTCCTGGGGCGCCGGCATCCGCATCGAAGGCGATCAGGTCACCGCCCCGGATGGCAGCCAGCTGCGGTTTCCGGGCGTACAGTGGAGCCTGAGGAAGGGGGTCCTGGCCTTGGGCGCCTGGACGGTCGAGGCCACCCCGCGGCCGACTTCGGCCCAGCTGAAGGGCGCCCAGAAGCTGGCGGGCCCCCGCACCCTCCGCGAAGGCTGGTGGAACCCCTCAGAGCGGCGGCTCTGGATGAACCTGGGTGGCGGCCACTGGCTGCGCCTGGACGGCGTCGCGGAAGGAACCGCCTACACCCTCCTGGATCGGTTGATGGTCAAGGTCAGTTGA
- a CDS encoding Spy/CpxP family protein refolding chaperone, which translates to MTPLTRSLAVLALSALPLLAQPGLEMPGPGSGPRGGRMARVLDLTEAQKTSIQAIHEKHRPDMTARREAVRLAQTALQAAFRDAATPEAQLRTLHDKASAARFEMMLAGRSIRQEVDAVLTPEQRAKAADLRGTAQAHRRERMHHLRRAAGMAG; encoded by the coding sequence ATGACCCCCCTGACCCGATCCCTTGCGGTCCTCGCCCTCAGCGCGCTCCCCCTCCTGGCCCAGCCTGGTCTCGAGATGCCCGGCCCCGGTTCCGGCCCGCGGGGCGGGCGCATGGCCCGTGTCCTGGACCTGACCGAGGCCCAGAAGACCAGCATCCAGGCCATCCACGAAAAGCACCGCCCTGACATGACCGCCCGCCGCGAAGCCGTGCGCCTGGCCCAGACGGCCCTCCAGGCGGCCTTCCGCGACGCCGCCACCCCCGAGGCCCAGCTGCGGACCCTGCACGACAAGGCCTCGGCGGCGCGCTTCGAGATGATGCTGGCGGGCCGCTCGATCCGCCAGGAAGTCGATGCCGTCCTCACCCCGGAGCAGCGGGCCAAGGCCGCCGACCTGCGCGGCACCGCCCAGGCCCACCGGCGCGAGCGCATGCACCACCTGCGCAGGGCCGCCGGCATGGCCGGCTGA
- the recO gene encoding DNA repair protein RecO: MIRTCAAIVLKAVPFSEGGAVVSFLSEHGERLKGLAKGVKKPTAKWVAAFEPLGMVRVSFFGKEQTELKRVTRCELAFSPLTLGHLESSLVMACLADLFDRVAREGVEDDRLYRLLSACGRALKADPDNALGILAYAEHWLLHCMGLLPHPRICGRCGNEAAPLALLSPDQGWCCTACTPVDRTEALPPGSREHLRRLRAGGAETAPRVEAADEAQTAVTALLRARLLQELGGGLRSYDVLWQAL, translated from the coding sequence GTGATCCGTACCTGCGCTGCGATCGTCCTCAAAGCGGTGCCCTTTTCTGAGGGCGGGGCGGTGGTGTCCTTTCTGTCCGAGCACGGGGAGCGGCTCAAGGGTCTGGCCAAGGGCGTGAAGAAGCCCACGGCCAAGTGGGTGGCGGCCTTCGAGCCCCTGGGCATGGTGCGGGTGAGCTTCTTCGGGAAGGAGCAGACTGAGCTGAAGCGGGTCACCCGCTGCGAGCTGGCCTTCAGTCCCCTGACCCTGGGCCACCTGGAGTCCAGCCTGGTGATGGCCTGCCTGGCCGATCTCTTCGACCGCGTGGCCCGGGAAGGCGTGGAGGACGACCGGCTCTACCGCCTGCTGAGCGCTTGCGGACGGGCGCTCAAGGCCGACCCGGACAACGCCCTGGGCATCCTGGCCTATGCGGAGCACTGGCTGCTTCACTGCATGGGCCTGCTTCCCCACCCGCGGATCTGCGGGCGCTGCGGGAACGAGGCGGCTCCGCTCGCCCTGCTCAGCCCGGACCAGGGCTGGTGCTGCACGGCCTGCACGCCGGTGGATCGAACCGAGGCCCTGCCGCCTGGAAGCCGCGAGCACCTTCGGCGCCTGCGGGCCGGGGGCGCCGAGACGGCTCCCCGGGTGGAGGCCGCCGACGAGGCCCAGACCGCCGTGACGGCCCTGCTCCGGGCCCGGCTCCTCCAGGAGCTCGGCGGGGGGCTCCGCAGCTACGATGTGCTCTGGCAGGCGCTCTGA